The DNA region gcagcagcacagcctGTGGACCGAGAGACTCCAGAACCTCTCGCAGCAGCATCAGGCTGCTGTGGAGGAGCTCAGAGAGAAGCATCAGCAAGAAAAGGATGCATTactgaaggagaaggagagtCTCTTCCAGGCCCACATACAAGACATGAATGAAAAGACCTTGGAGAAGCTCGACAAGAAGCAAATGGAACTGGAATCTGTGTCTTCTGAGCTGTCAGAAGCACTGAAAGCCCGGGACCAGCTTGCAGAGGAGCTTTCTGTCCTAAGGGGGGACGCAGATCAAATGAAGCAGGCTTTAGAGGCCGAGCTGCAGGAGCAAAGGCGTCACCACCAGCGTGAGGTTGACAGCATCAGTGGGCAACAAGAAATAATCGTCCGCAGAACCGAGAAGGCACTGAAAGATGAGATCAGTCAGCTGGGGGGGCTCCTGAAGGAGAAGGACGAGCACCTCCAGGAGCGTCAGGCCCAGGTACACAATCTTGAAGCTTGTCTTCAGAAGTCTGCTGAGGAGCTCCAGCAGGCCTTGGCCAAGCTGGACCTCCTCCAGGCTCAGCAGAGCACCACACATGCGCAGACAGGCGCATATGAGGAGCAGCTGGCCCAAATGCAGCAAAAGGTGTCGGACCTGGAAACAGAGAAGAACCTTCTGACCAAGCAGGTGGTTGAAGTGGAAACACAGAAGAAGCGTGTGTGTGTGGAATTGGACGCTCAGAGAGCTCAGGTCCAGCAGCTCGAGAGACAGAGGAGTGAACTGGAGGACAAGGTCAAATCCTTAGCCCAGCTCCAGGAGTCTCAGCTCAAGAACagccatgtggagaaagagcaagcaCAGCAGATCCTGACGGAAAAGGAAAATGTCATTTTACAGATGCGAGAAGAACAGGCCAAGGAAATCGAGATCCTCAAACAGAAATTGTTTTCTAAAGAAGAGAGCATTAGTATTTTACACGAGGAATatgaaaccaaatttaaaaatcaggaaaaaagaatggaaaaaattaagcagaaagcaaaagaaatgcaagaaatgaagaaaaagttgTTGGATCAGGAAGCCAAGCTTAAAAAAGAGCTTGAAAATACTGTCCTAGAGCTTAgtcagaaagagaagcagttCAATGCCAAAATCCTGGAAATGGCACAGGCTAACTCGGCTGGAATTAGCGACACGGTGTCGAGACTAGAGGAGAACCAGAGGCAGCAGATAGAAAGCCTGACCGGGGCTCATCAGCGAGAACTGGATGATCTCATAGAGTCCTGGGAAAAGAAACTCAGTCAGCAGGCTGAAGAGCTTCGGGACCAGCATGAGAAGCTGatagaggagaaggagcaggagcttGGGGAGCTGAAGCAGAAGGTCCTCACAGTCCAGTCTGAAAAAGAGGAGGTGACTCAGGAAGTGGCGCGCCTGACAGAGGCAGTCACTGGGCAGGACGTGACCCTAGCTGGCCTGCAGGGGCAGCTGGAGCAGAAGTCTGCTGCCGTCCTCGCTCTTTCAGACAGTCACGCTCAGTTGCAGTCACAAGTGGAAAAGCTGGAAGTTGATTTGGGTTGTGCTCTGAATGAAAAGCTTTCTCTTCAAGAGGAGCTGGCTGAGCTGAAAATGCTGGCAGAGAGGGAGAAGCTCAGGGTCTCTGAGCTGACTGGCAAGGTGCAGGCTGCAGAGGAGGAGCTCCAGAGCTGTAAGTCCTTACATGAGGTCAGCAGGAAGAGCTTGGAGGACAAAAGCTTGAACCTCAGAACCTTGCTTGAGGAGCTAGCATCTCAGCTAGACCGTCACTGTGAGAGAACTAAAGCTTTGTTAGAAGCCAAAACAAATGAACTAGTCTGCACCAGCCGGGACAAAGCTGACGCTATTCTCGCCAGGCTGTCCCGCTGCCAGCGGCACACAGCCACAGTTGGGGAAGCCCTGCTCAGGAGAATGGGCCAAGTTTCTGAATTAGAAGCACAACTTACACAGTTGACAGAGGAGCAGTGTACACTAAAGAACTCTTTTCAGCAAGTTACTAATCaattggaagaaaaagaaaatcagattaAGACCATGAAGGCCGATATGGAAGGTCTTATCGCAGAAAAAGAAGCCTTACAGCAAGAAggaggtcagcagcagcaggtggCCTCTGAGAAGGAGTCGTGTATCACACAGTTGAAGAAGGAGTTGTCAGAGAACATCAATGCTGTCACACTACTGAGAGAGGAACTCTCCGAGAAGAAGTCTGAGATCGCCAGTCTTAGCAAGCAGCTAAGTGACGTCAGTGCTCAGCTGGAGAACAGCATCAGCCCGAGCGACAAGGCCGAGGCCATCTCTGCACTGAGCAAGCAGCATGAGGAACAAGAGCTGCAGCTGCAAGCTCAGCTTCGGGAGCTGTCTTCAAAAGTCGATGCTCTGAGTAAGGAGAAAATGTCTGCCCTGGAGCAGGTAGATCATTGGTCCAACAAGTTCTCAGAGTGGAAGAAGAAAGCACAGCCCAGATTTGCACAGTACCAAAGCACGATTAAAGACCTGCAGACACAGCTTGACCTAAAAGCCAAAGAAGCTGGTGAGAAGGATGAGCAGATACGCTTGTTGAAGGAAGACCTTGATCAGCAGAATGAAAGATTTGAAAGTTTAAAGGGCGAGATGGAGAAAAAGGAGTGTGATCTAGAGACTGAGTTAAAGACTCGGACAGCCAGGGTCGTTGAATTAGAAGACTGTATTACTCAGAGGAAAAAAGAAGTAGAGTCCCTAAATGAAGCCCTCAGGAATTGCAGCCAGCAGAGGGACACTGAGCACAGTGGCCTGGTTCAGACACTGCAGCGCCTGGAAGagctggggcaagagaaagacaACAAGGTCAGGGAGGCTGAGGAGACGGTCCTGGGGCTGCGGGAGCGCGTGTCCTCGCTGGAAGCTGAACTCCGCGTCGTGAGGAAGGAACTAGACGACGTGAATTCAAGTGTGAAAAGCAGAGACGGGGAGCTGAAAGCGTTAGAAGACAAACTTGAGTTAGAAAGTGCTGCAAAAGTGGAGCTGAAGAGGAAGGCGGAGCAGAAGCTCGCCGCCATCCGGAAGCAGCTCTTGTCTCAGATGGAGGCGAAGGTGCAGCAGTGTGCGAAGGACACAGAGAGCCAGCTGAGTGAGCTGCGTGCAAAGTTACAGGGCAGAGAAAAGCAAATCCacatcctagaaggaaaacttaaaAACCTAGCAAGTTCCCCACACCCAGAAAGAGCAGTTGTGTCAGGATCCATGGGAAACGTGGCAGCGTCTCCTGAGCAAGAGGCAGCAGATTCCCAAGAGTGCACACAGAAGGCATGCAAGGAGCGAGTCTGCGTGCTGCAGAGAAGTGTGATTGAGAAAGAGAGGCTGACACAGAGGCTGCAGCAGGGCGAACGGGAGGCGGCGCCATCGCAGTCTGAGGTTCGGCACAGGGAGCTCTCCGTGAAGTTAGATCGCGCCAGAGCCAAGCAGCTCGAGGATCAGGTTTTGATAGGATGTCTTCA from Rattus norvegicus strain BN/NHsdMcwi chromosome 8, GRCr8, whole genome shotgun sequence includes:
- the Golga4 gene encoding golgin subfamily A member 4 isoform X12, which translates into the protein MFLLRASSSSSTPTRTRSRTSSFTDQLDDATPNRENASTQATKSPDGVNREESSPSQSGDTQTFAQKLQLRVPSMESLFRSPIKESLFRSSKESLVRTSSRESLNQVDLDCAVATFDPPSDMESEAEDAPWSSDSLSREQLLQRLRRMERSLSSYRGKYSELVTAFQTLQREKKKLQGILSQSQDKSLRRISELREELQMDQQAKRHLQEEFDACVEEKDQYISVLQTQVSLLKQRLQNGPMSVDVPKPLPPVELQAEAHSDMEKLEEKLEEKLEEKLEEKLEGVGEAVGGGTSAKTLEMLQQRVKRQENLLQRCKETIGSHKEQCALLLSEKEALQEQLEERLQELEKMKELHMAEKTKLITQLRDAKNLIEQLEQDKGMVITEAKRQMLETLELKDDEIAQLRSHIQRMTTQGEELREQKEKSERAAFEELEKALSTAQKTEDAQRRMKVEMDEQIKAVERAGEEERLRLQHELSRVRQEAVSMAKKNSEQRADLQKLHAEQLASKEQELSQKLESRERELQEQMRMALEKSRSEYLKLTQEKEQQESLALEELELQKKAILTESENKLQGLRQEAEVHRTRIRELETSLEKSLQESRTQSERLAVHLEAEKSKHKTELTALAEKHRTELEGLQQQQHSLWTERLQNLSQQHQAAVEELREKHQQEKDALLKEKESLFQAHIQDMNEKTLEKLDKKQMELESVSSELSEALKARDQLAEELSVLRGDADQMKQALEAELQEQRRHHQREVDSISGQQEIIVRRTEKALKDEISQLGGLLKEKDEHLQERQAQVHNLEACLQKSAEELQQALAKLDLLQAQQSTTHAQTGAYEEQLAQMQQKVSDLETEKNLLTKQVVEVETQKKRVCVELDAQRAQVQQLERQRSELEDKVKSLAQLQESQLKNSHVEKEQAQQILTEKENVILQMREEQAKEIEILKQKLFSKEESISILHEEYETKFKNQEKRMEKIKQKAKEMQEMKKKLLDQEAKLKKELENTVLELSQKEKQFNAKILEMAQANSAGISDTVSRLEENQRQQIESLTGAHQRELDDLIESWEKKLSQQAEELRDQHEKLIEEKEQELGELKQKVLTVQSEKEEVTQEVARLTEAVTGQDVTLAGLQGQLEQKSAAVLALSDSHAQLQSQVEKLEVDLGCALNEKLSLQEELAELKMLAEREKLRVSELTGKVQAAEEELQSCKSLHEVSRKSLEDKSLNLRTLLEELASQLDRHCERTKALLEAKTNELVCTSRDKADAILARLSRCQRHTATVGEALLRRMGQVSELEAQLTQLTEEQCTLKNSFQQVTNQLEEKENQIKTMKADMEGLIAEKEALQQEGGQQQQVASEKESCITQLKKELSENINAVTLLREELSEKKSEIASLSKQLSDVSAQLENSISPSDKAEAISALSKQHEEQELQLQAQLRELSSKVDALSKEKMSALEQVDHWSNKFSEWKKKAQPRFAQYQSTIKDLQTQLDLKAKEAGEKDEQIRLLKEDLDQQNERFESLKGEMEKKECDLETELKTRTARVVELEDCITQRKKEVESLNEALRNCSQQRDTEHSGLVQTLQRLEELGQEKDNKVREAEETVLGLRERVSSLEAELRVVRKELDDVNSSVKSRDGELKALEDKLELESAAKVELKRKAEQKLAAIRKQLLSQMEAKVQQCAKDTESQLSELRAKLQGREKQIHILEGKLKNLASSPHPERAVVSGSMGNVAASPEQEAADSQECTQKACKERVCVLQRSVIEKERLTQRLQQGEREAAPSQSEVRHRELSVKLDRARAKQLEDQVLIGCLQEELEERMKCPSILSQPMGEETGKNNTGLKQNWASMVDTVQKTLQEKELSCQALERRVRELESDLITERDAHRLEVEKLTLKYEKSQSPQQEMGGKNTSVEILEDRPEENSKSHVIESKLGTPMDGRHSDLESKLAGSEREKQKLSKEVGRLQKDLRALRKEHQQELDILRKECEQEAEEKLKQEQEDLELKHSSTLKQLMREFNTQLAQKEQELERTVQETIDKAQEVEAELLQSHQEETQQLHRKIAEKEDDLQRTARRYEEILDAREEEMTAKVMDLQTRLEELQKKYEHRLEQEESAKDSVTVLELQTQLAQKTTLISDSKLKEQELREQVHNLEDRLKSYEKSVCAAAVGAPYRGGNLYHTEVSLFGEPTEFEYLRKVLFEYMMGRETKTMAKVITTVLRFPDDQAQKILEREDARLMFTSPRSGIF
- the Golga4 gene encoding golgin subfamily A member 4 isoform X6, which translates into the protein MFKKLKQKISEEQQQLQQALAPAQASSSSSTPTRTRSRTSSFTDQLDDATPNRELLAGMVAEPAFLSEYTIFALDPSKQPKTQTGSVNASTQATKSPDGVNREESSPSQSGDTQTFAQKLQLRVPSMESLFRSPIKESLFRSSKESLVRTSSRESLNQVDLDCAVATFDPPSDMESEAEDAPWSSDSLSREQLLQRLRRMERSLSSYRGKYSELVTAFQTLQREKKKLQGILSQSQDKSLRRISELREELQMDQQAKRHLQEEFDACVEEKDQYISVLQTQVSLLKQRLQNGPMSVDVPKPLPPVELQAEAHSDMEKLEEKLEEKLEEKLEEKLEGVGEAVGGGTSAKTLEMLQQRVKRQENLLQRCKETIGSHKEQCALLLSEKEALQEQLEERLQELEKMKGMVITEAKRQMLETLELKDDEIAQLRSHIQRMTTQGEELREQKEKSERAAFEELEKALSTAQKTEDAQRRMKVEMDEQIKAVERAGEEERLRLQHELSRVRQEAVSMAKKNSEQRADLQKLHAEQLASKEQELSQKLESRERELQEQMRMALEKSRSEYLKLTQEKEQQESLALEELELQKKAILTESENKLQGLRQEAEVHRTRIRELETSLEKSLQESRTQSERLAVHLEAEKSKHKTELTALAEKHRTELEGLQQQQHSLWTERLQNLSQQHQAAVEELREKHQQEKDALLKEKESLFQAHIQDMNEKTLEKLDKKQMELESVSSELSEALKARDQLAEELSVLRGDADQMKQALEAELQEQRRHHQREVDSISGQQEIIVRRTEKALKDEISQLGGLLKEKDEHLQERQAQVHNLEACLQKSAEELQQALAKLDLLQAQQSTTHAQTGAYEEQLAQMQQKVSDLETEKNLLTKQVVEVETQKKRVCVELDAQRAQVQQLERQRSELEDKVKSLAQLQESQLKNSHVEKEQAQQILTEKENVILQMREEQAKEIEILKQKLFSKEESISILHEEYETKFKNQEKRMEKIKQKAKEMQEMKKKLLDQEAKLKKELENTVLELSQKEKQFNAKILEMAQANSAGISDTVSRLEENQRQQIESLTGAHQRELDDLIESWEKKLSQQAEELRDQHEKLIEEKEQELGELKQKVLTVQSEKEEVTQEVARLTEAVTGQDVTLAGLQGQLEQKSAAVLALSDSHAQLQSQVEKLEVDLGCALNEKLSLQEELAELKMLAEREKLRVSELTGKVQAAEEELQSCKSLHEVSRKSLEDKSLNLRTLLEELASQLDRHCERTKALLEAKTNELVCTSRDKADAILARLSRCQRHTATVGEALLRRMGQVSELEAQLTQLTEEQCTLKNSFQQVTNQLEEKENQIKTMKADMEGLIAEKEALQQEGGQQQQVASEKESCITQLKKELSENINAVTLLREELSEKKSEIASLSKQLSDVSAQLENSISPSDKAEAISALSKQHEEQELQLQAQLRELSSKVDALSKEKMSALEQVDHWSNKFSEWKKKAQPRFAQYQSTIKDLQTQLDLKAKEAGEKDEQIRLLKEDLDQQNERFESLKGEMEKKECDLETELKTRTARVVELEDCITQRKKEVESLNEALRNCSQQRDTEHSGLVQTLQRLEELGQEKDNKVREAEETVLGLRERVSSLEAELRVVRKELDDVNSSVKSRDGELKALEDKLELESAAKVELKRKAEQKLAAIRKQLLSQMEAKVQQCAKDTESQLSELRAKLQGREKQIHILEGKLKNLASSPHPERAVVSGSMGNVAASPEQEAADSQECTQKACKERVCVLQRSVIEKERLTQRLQQGEREAAPSQSEVRHRELSVKLDRARAKQLEDQVLIGCLQEELEERMKCPSILSQPMGEETGKNNTGLKQNWASMVDTVQKTLQEKELSCQALERRVRELESDLITERDAHRLEVEKLTLKYEKSQSPQQEMGGKNTSVEILEDRPEENSKSHVIESKLGTPMDGRHSDLESKLAGSEREKQKLSKEVGRLQKDLRALRKEHQQELDILRKECEQEAEEKLKQEQEDLELKHSSTLKQLMREFNTQLAQKEQELERTVQETIDKAQEVEAELLQSHQEETQQLHRKIAEKEDDLQRTARRYEEILDAREEEMTAKVMDLQTRLEELQKKYEHRLEQEESAKDSVTVLELQTQLAQKTTLISDSKLKEQELREQVHNLEDRLKSYEKSVCAAAVGAPYRGGNLYHTEVSLFGEPTEFEYLRKVLFEYMMGRETKTMAKVITTVLRFPDDQAQKILEREDARLMFTSPRSGIF
- the Golga4 gene encoding golgin subfamily A member 4 isoform X1, encoding MFKKLKQKISEEQQQLQQALAPAQASSSSSTPTRTRSRTSSFTDQLDDATPNRELLAGMVAEPAFLSEYTIFALDPSKQPKTQTGSVNASTQATKSPDGVNREESSPSQSGDTQTFAQKLQLRVPSMESLFRSPIKESLFRSSKESLVRTSSRESLNQVDLDCAVATFDPPSDMESEAEDAPWSSDSLSREQLLQRLRRMERSLSSYRGKYSELVTAFQTLQREKKKLQGILSQSQDKSLRRISELREELQMDQQAKRHLQEEFDACVEEKDQYISVLQTQVSLLKQRLQNGPMSVDVPKPLPPVELQAEAHSDMEKLEEKLEEKLEEKLEEKLEGVGEAVGGGTSAKTLEMLQQRVKRQENLLQRCKETIGSHKEQCALLLSEKEALQEQLEERLQELEKMKELHMAEKTKLITQLRDAKNLIEQLEQDKGMVITEAKRQMLETLELKDDEIAQLRSHIQRMTTQGEELREQKEKSERAAFEELEKALSTAQKTEDAQRRMKVEMDEQIKAVERAGEEERLRLQHELSRVRQEAVSMAKKNSEQRADLQKLHAEQLASKEQELSQKLESRERELQEQMRMALEKSRSEYLKLTQEKEQQESLALEELELQKKAILTESENKLQGLRQEAEVHRTRIRELETSLEKSLQESRTQSERLAVHLEAEKSKHKTELTALAEKHRTELEGLQQQQHSLWTERLQNLSQQHQAAVEELREKHQQEKDALLKEKESLFQAHIQDMNEKTLEKLDKKQMELESVSSELSEALKARDQLAEELSVLRGDADQMKQALEAELQEQRRHHQREVDSISGQQEIIVRRTEKALKDEISQLGGLLKEKDEHLQERQAQVHNLEACLQKSAEELQQALAKLDLLQAQQSTTHAQTGAYEEQLAQMQQKVSDLETEKNLLTKQVVEVETQKKRVCVELDAQRAQVQQLERQRSELEDKVKSLAQLQESQLKNSHVEKEQAQQILTEKENVILQMREEQAKEIEILKQKLFSKEESISILHEEYETKFKNQEKRMEKIKQKAKEMQEMKKKLLDQEAKLKKELENTVLELSQKEKQFNAKILEMAQANSAGISDTVSRLEENQRQQIESLTGAHQRELDDLIESWEKKLSQQAEELRDQHEKLIEEKEQELGELKQKVLTVQSEKEEVTQEVARLTEAVTGQDVTLAGLQGQLEQKSAAVLALSDSHAQLQSQVEKLEVDLGCALNEKLSLQEELAELKMLAEREKLRVSELTGKVQAAEEELQSCKSLHEVSRKSLEDKSLNLRTLLEELASQLDRHCERTKALLEAKTNELVCTSRDKADAILARLSRCQRHTATVGEALLRRMGQVSELEAQLTQLTEEQCTLKNSFQQVTNQLEEKENQIKTMKADMEGLIAEKEALQQEGGQQQQVASEKESCITQLKKELSENINAVTLLREELSEKKSEIASLSKQLSDVSAQLENSISPSDKAEAISALSKQHEEQELQLQAQLRELSSKVDALSKEKMSALEQVDHWSNKFSEWKKKAQPRFAQYQSTIKDLQTQLDLKAKEAGEKDEQIRLLKEDLDQQNERFESLKGEMEKKECDLETELKTRTARVVELEDCITQRKKEVESLNEALRNCSQQRDTEHSGLVQTLQRLEELGQEKDNKVREAEETVLGLRERVSSLEAELRVVRKELDDVNSSVKSRDGELKALEDKLELESAAKVELKRKAEQKLAAIRKQLLSQMEAKVQQCAKDTESQLSELRAKLQGREKQIHILEGKLKNLASSPHPERAVVSGSMGNVAASPEQEAADSQECTQKACKERVCVLQRSVIEKERLTQRLQQGEREAAPSQSEVRHRELSVKLDRARAKQLEDQVLIGCLQEELEERMKCPSILSQPMGEETGKNNTGLKQNWASMVDTVQKTLQEKELSCQALERRVRELESDLITERDAHRLEVEKLTLKYEKSQSPQQEMGGKNTSVEILEDRPEENSKSHVIESKLGTPMDGRHSDLESKLAGSEREKQKLSKEVGRLQKDLRALRKEHQQELDILRKECEQEAEEKLKQEQEDLELKHSSTLKQLMREFNTQLAQKEQELERTVQETIDKAQEVEAELLQSHQEETQQLHRKIAEKEDDLQRTARRYEEILDAREEEMTAKVMDLQTRLEELQKKYEHRLEQEESAKDSVTVLELQTQLAQKTTLISDSKLKEQELREQVHNLEDRLKSYEKSVCAAAVGAPYRGGNLYHTEVSLFGEPTEFEYLRKVLFEYMMGRETKTMAKVITTVLRFPDDQAQKILEREDARLMFTSPRSGIF
- the Golga4 gene encoding golgin subfamily A member 4 isoform X11; amino-acid sequence: MFKKLKQKISEEQQQLQQALAPAQASSSSSTPTRTRSRTSSFTDQLDDATPNRENASTQATKSPDGVNREESSPSQSGDTQTFAQKLQLRVPSMESLFRSPIKESLFRSSKESLVRTSSRESLNQVDLDCAVATFDPPSDMESEAEDAPWSSDSLSREQLLQRLRRMERSLSSYRGKYSELVTAFQTLQREKKKLQGILSQSQDKSLRRISELREELQMDQQAKRHLQEEFDACVEEKDQYISVLQTQVSLLKQRLQNGPMSVDVPKPLPPVELQAEAHSDMEKLEEKLEEKLEEKLEEKLEGVGEAVGGGTSAKTLEMLQQRVKRQENLLQRCKETIGSHKEQCALLLSEKEALQEQLEERLQELEKMKELHMAEKTKLITQLRDAKNLIEQLEQDKGMVITEAKRQMLETLELKDDEIAQLRSHIQRMTTQGEELREQKEKSERAAFEELEKALSTAQKTEDAQRRMKVEMDEQIKAVERAGEEERLRLQHELSRKNSEQRADLQKLHAEQLASKEQELSQKLESRERELQEQMRMALEKSRSEYLKLTQEKEQQESLALEELELQKKAILTESENKLQGLRQEAEVHRTRIRELETSLEKSLQESRTQSERLAVHLEAEKSKHKTELTALAEKHRTELEGLQQQQHSLWTERLQNLSQQHQAAVEELREKHQQEKDALLKEKESLFQAHIQDMNEKTLEKLDKKQMELESVSSELSEALKARDQLAEELSVLRGDADQMKQALEAELQEQRRHHQREVDSISGQQEIIVRRTEKALKDEISQLGGLLKEKDEHLQERQAQVHNLEACLQKSAEELQQALAKLDLLQAQQSTTHAQTGAYEEQLAQMQQKVSDLETEKNLLTKQVVEVETQKKRVCVELDAQRAQVQQLERQRSELEDKVKSLAQLQESQLKNSHVEKEQAQQILTEKENVILQMREEQAKEIEILKQKLFSKEESISILHEEYETKFKNQEKRMEKIKQKAKEMQEMKKKLLDQEAKLKKELENTVLELSQKEKQFNAKILEMAQANSAGISDTVSRLEENQRQQIESLTGAHQRELDDLIESWEKKLSQQAEELRDQHEKLIEEKEQELGELKQKVLTVQSEKEEVTQEVARLTEAVTGQDVTLAGLQGQLEQKSAAVLALSDSHAQLQSQVEKLEVDLGCALNEKLSLQEELAELKMLAEREKLRVSELTGKVQAAEEELQSCKSLHEVSRKSLEDKSLNLRTLLEELASQLDRHCERTKALLEAKTNELVCTSRDKADAILARLSRCQRHTATVGEALLRRMGQVSELEAQLTQLTEEQCTLKNSFQQVTNQLEEKENQIKTMKADMEGLIAEKEALQQEGGQQQQVASEKESCITQLKKELSENINAVTLLREELSEKKSEIASLSKQLSDVSAQLENSISPSDKAEAISALSKQHEEQELQLQAQLRELSSKVDALSKEKMSALEQVDHWSNKFSEWKKKAQPRFAQYQSTIKDLQTQLDLKAKEAGEKDEQIRLLKEDLDQQNERFESLKGEMEKKECDLETELKTRTARVVELEDCITQRKKEVESLNEALRNCSQQRDTEHSGLVQTLQRLEELGQEKDNKVREAEETVLGLRERVSSLEAELRVVRKELDDVNSSVKSRDGELKALEDKLELESAAKVELKRKAEQKLAAIRKQLLSQMEAKVQQCAKDTESQLSELRAKLQGREKQIHILEGKLKNLASSPHPERAVVSGSMGNVAASPEQEAADSQECTQKACKERVCVLQRSVIEKERLTQRLQQGEREAAPSQSEVRHRELSVKLDRARAKQLEDQVLIGCLQEELEERMKCPSILSQPMGEETGKNNTGLKQNWASMVDTVQKTLQEKELSCQALERRVRELESDLITERDAHRLEVEKLTLKYEKSQSPQQEMGGKNTSVEILEDRPEENSKSHVIESKLGTPMDGRHSDLESKLAGSEREKQKLSKEVGRLQKDLRALRKEHQQELDILRKECEQEAEEKLKQEQEDLELKHSSTLKQLMREFNTQLAQKEQELERTVQETIDKAQEVEAELLQSHQEETQQLHRKIAEKEDDLQRTARRYEEILDAREEEMTAKVMDLQTRLEELQKKYEHRLEQEESAKDSVTVLELQTQLAQKTTLISDSKLKEQELREQVHNLEDRLKSYEKSVCAAAVGAPYRGGNLYHTEVSLFGEPTEFEYLRKVLFEYMMGRETKTMAKVITTVLRFPDDQAQKILEREDARLMFTSPRSGIF
- the Golga4 gene encoding golgin subfamily A member 4 isoform X10; amino-acid sequence: MFKKLKQKISEEQQQLQQALAPAQASSSSSTPTRTRSRTSSFTDQLDDATPNRELLAGMVAEPAFLSEYTIFALDPSKQPKTQTGSVNASTQATKSPDGVNREESSPSQSGDTQTFAQKLQLRVPSMESLFRSPIKESLFRSSKESLVRTSSRESLNQVDLDCAVATFDPPSDMESEAEDAPWSSDSLSREQLLQRLRRMERSLSSYRGKYSELVTAFQTLQREKKKLQGILSQSQDKSLRRISELREELQMDQQAKRHLQEEFDACVEEKDQYISVLQTQVSLLKQRLQNGPMSVDVPKPLPPVELQAEAHSDMEKLEEKLEEKLEEKLEEKLEGVGEAVGGGTSAKTLEMLQQRVKRQENLLQRCKETIGSHKEQCALLLSEKEALQEQLEERLQELEKMKGMVITEAKRQMLETLELKDDEIAQLRSHIQRMTTQGEELREQKEKSERAAFEELEKALSTAQKTEDAQRRMKVEMDEQIKAVERAGEEERLRLQHELSRKNSEQRADLQKLHAEQLASKEQELSQKLESRERELQEQMRMALEKSRSEYLKLTQEKEQQESLALEELELQKKAILTESENKLQGLRQEAEVHRTRIRELETSLEKSLQESRTQSERLAVHLEAEKSKHKTELTALAEKHRTELEGLQQQQHSLWTERLQNLSQQHQAAVEELREKHQQEKDALLKEKESLFQAHIQDMNEKTLEKLDKKQMELESVSSELSEALKARDQLAEELSVLRGDADQMKQALEAELQEQRRHHQREVDSISGQQEIIVRRTEKALKDEISQLGGLLKEKDEHLQERQAQVHNLEACLQKSAEELQQALAKLDLLQAQQSTTHAQTGAYEEQLAQMQQKVSDLETEKNLLTKQVVEVETQKKRVCVELDAQRAQVQQLERQRSELEDKVKSLAQLQESQLKNSHVEKEQAQQILTEKENVILQMREEQAKEIEILKQKLFSKEESISILHEEYETKFKNQEKRMEKIKQKAKEMQEMKKKLLDQEAKLKKELENTVLELSQKEKQFNAKILEMAQANSAGISDTVSRLEENQRQQIESLTGAHQRELDDLIESWEKKLSQQAEELRDQHEKLIEEKEQELGELKQKVLTVQSEKEEVTQEVARLTEAVTGQDVTLAGLQGQLEQKSAAVLALSDSHAQLQSQVEKLEVDLGCALNEKLSLQEELAELKMLAEREKLRVSELTGKVQAAEEELQSCKSLHEVSRKSLEDKSLNLRTLLEELASQLDRHCERTKALLEAKTNELVCTSRDKADAILARLSRCQRHTATVGEALLRRMGQVSELEAQLTQLTEEQCTLKNSFQQVTNQLEEKENQIKTMKADMEGLIAEKEALQQEGGQQQQVASEKESCITQLKKELSENINAVTLLREELSEKKSEIASLSKQLSDVSAQLENSISPSDKAEAISALSKQHEEQELQLQAQLRELSSKVDALSKEKMSALEQVDHWSNKFSEWKKKAQPRFAQYQSTIKDLQTQLDLKAKEAGEKDEQIRLLKEDLDQQNERFESLKGEMEKKECDLETELKTRTARVVELEDCITQRKKEVESLNEALRNCSQQRDTEHSGLVQTLQRLEELGQEKDNKVREAEETVLGLRERVSSLEAELRVVRKELDDVNSSVKSRDGELKALEDKLELESAAKVELKRKAEQKLAAIRKQLLSQMEAKVQQCAKDTESQLSELRAKLQGREKQIHILEGKLKNLASSPHPERAVVSGSMGNVAASPEQEAADSQECTQKACKERVCVLQRSVIEKERLTQRLQQGEREAAPSQSEVRHRELSVKLDRARAKQLEDQVLIGCLQEELEERMKCPSILSQPMGEETGKNNTGLKQNWASMVDTVQKTLQEKELSCQALERRVRELESDLITERDAHRLEVEKLTLKYEKSQSPQQEMGGKNTSVEILEDRPEENSKSHVIESKLGTPMDGRHSDLESKLAGSEREKQKLSKEVGRLQKDLRALRKEHQQELDILRKECEQEAEEKLKQEQEDLELKHSSTLKQLMREFNTQLAQKEQELERTVQETIDKAQEVEAELLQSHQEETQQLHRKIAEKEDDLQRTARRYEEILDAREEEMTAKVMDLQTRLEELQKKYEHRLEQEESAKDSVTVLELQTQLAQKTTLISDSKLKEQELREQVHNLEDRLKSYEKSVCAAAVGAPYRGGNLYHTEVSLFGEPTEFEYLRKVLFEYMMGRETKTMAKVITTVLRFPDDQAQKILEREDARLMFTSPRSGIF